From the Nerophis lumbriciformis linkage group LG05, RoL_Nlum_v2.1, whole genome shotgun sequence genome, the window tctcgagggacacggtcgaatgccttttccaagtccacaaagcacatgtagactggttgggcaaactcccatgcaccctcaagggcactgccgagagtataaagctggtccacagttccacgaccaggacgaaaaccacactgttcctcctgaatccgaggttcgactatccggcgtagcctcctctccagtacacccgaatagaccttaccgggaaggctgaggagtgtgatcccatgatagttagaacacaccctccggttcccctttttaaagagaggaaccaccaccccggtctgccaatccagaggtaccgcccccgatgtccatgcagtgctgcagagtcttgtcaaccaagacagccccacagcatccagagccttaaggaactccgggcggatctcatctaccaccggggccttgccacctaggagctttttaactacctcagcaatctcagccccagaaataggagagcccaccacagattccccaggcactgcttcctcataggaagacgtgttggtgggattgaggaggtcttcgaagtattccctccaccgatccacaacttccgcagtcgaggtcagcagaacaccatcctcaccatacacagggttgatagtgcactgcttccccttcctgaggtggcggatggtggtccagaaacgcttcgaagccgtccggaatgtATACATAATGTGCTGTGCATAAACTAGCCTTTGCATTGTATTATctgataaatacagtatataaatattactttatacacacacacacacacacacacacacacacacacacacacacacacacagatattttTGTTGCATGACTTTAATGACACATTGCTGTGTACAAGATGATCAGAAAGACTCGCACTCGGTGTCTAGGGTGGTGCACGCGGCGCAGTGACAGTGTATGGCCACCGGGTAGTGATAGAGAGGCGAGACACCGGGGTGGCAGCCTGGCAGCCGCGCACTAACGTAGCGTGTCAGTGCGTACGTGCACACTCGGTGGTGCCTGTGAATGTAGGGGGGCTCCGGCACTGGCCTCTGTGTATTGTGCAAGAGAGAGAGGGGTACATTATTGACTTTAATAATGCAATGCAATGGCAACCTCCCACCAGCAGGAGGCGACTACAGGAAGGTGCAGTTTTCGTAGTTACATGCCCTGACAAGTTAAATTGTGTGCAAATATTACCTCCCAGGTGTGACAGCGTCCCCAGCAGGCCTCTGTGGTGACGCGCAGACCCCTGCAGCCGGGCTTCTGGGCCACAAAAGAGAACTCGCGGACCGCGCAGCCACGGAAGCTGTGGAGCGCAGCCATCGATGTGGTCACGGCTGTTGTCGACCCGGCGAGACCTTGGCCCAGCAGCAGCAGGACGAGCAGGACGAGGGCCGGATGCatgctggggaaaaaaaataattagtcaGTCAAAATTCAATCAAGACGATTTTAATTGACAAGTAGGTGCAGCCTGCAGAGCCTTTTACAGGGTGAAACAGTGCCCTCCGATGGTCACTTAAGTTATTGTATCGTCAAAGTGCACTTCCGTGACTATTCACAACTACAGTACAACAATAATGCTCATATTATAATTGCAATGGTtaaaaagtcaatcaatcaatcaatgtttatttatacagccctaaatcacaagtgtctcaaagggctgcacaagccacaacgacatcctcggtacagagcccacataagggcaaggaaaaactcaccccagtgggacgtcgatgtgaatgactatgagaaaccttggagaggaccgcatatgtgggtatacCCCCCCCTTCCTCCCCCCTCACTTGATCATTATAAAACATAATTATACACATtttaagaaacaaacaaacatattaagAAGTGGTATAAGAAAACTTTTCTTTTAACATATTGGATATTACTAGCAAGCAACTTTTACCTTGACCTTGTGCttgaattattaaaaaaatagaataaaaacgttgtacctttttttgtatttgaagttCCCAGCTGGTGTGTCTCTGCTCACGCGACAAAATGAAATGGAACCaagttgtcttctttttttttctttttaaagaaaGTCATTAGGGCGGACGGACACTCTGACATCATAGTAATTACCATTTTACCTTGACCTTGTGCttgaattattaaaaaaatagaataaaaacgttgtacctttttttgtatttgaagttCCCAGCTGGTGTGTCTCTGCTCACGCGACAAAATGAAATGGAACCaagttgtcttctttttttttctttttaaagaaaGTCATTAGGGCGGACGGACACTCTGACATCATAGTAATTACCATTTTAACTCCGCGTGAGAGAGACCCCCAGGCAGAACAATCATGGAGATTCCCTCCCTGGAAAATACTGATAGTTGTCTGTACAGTACTGTACGTGTTTTCTTAACCCCAGCATCTCCCGCTGCCATTGCACTGCATTTATTTGGCCATGAAGACAGAATGTAACACAAACATTAAATGTTATTAATTCATTAGGATTTGAtcgaaataagtatttgatccccAAGCAAAAATTATTTacgtgactaagctgccaaacaGGATTAAAGCCCAAATCTGTGCATTgtcactatgtgtgtgtgtgtgtgtatatatatatatatatatatatatatatatatatatatatatatatatatatatatatatatatatatatatatgtgtatatacatatataaaatatatatatgtatatacatatatatgtgtatatacacgtatatacatgtgtatatatatatatatatatatatgtatatatgtacacatacatatatatgtatatatattttatatatgtatatacacatatatatatatatgtatatatacatgtatatatatgtatatatatatatatatatatatatatatatatatgtatatatatatatatatatatatgtatatatatatatatatatatatatacatatatatacatatgtatatacaaaccccgtttccatatgagttgggaaattgttagatgtaaatataaacggaatacaatgatttgcaaatcattttcaacccatattcagttgaatatgctacaaagacaacatatttgatgttcaaactgaaaaacttttttttttttttttgcaaataatcattaactttagaatttgatgccagcaacacgtgacaaagaagttgagaaaggtggcaataaatacttataaagttgaggaatgctcatcaaacacttatttggaacatcccacaggtgtgcaggctaattgggaacaggtgggtgccatgattgtgtataaaaacagcttcccaaaaaatgctcagtctttcacaagaaaggatggagcgaagtacacccctttgtccacaactgcgtgagcaaatagtcaaacagttaaagaacaacgtttctcaaagtgcaattgcaagaaatttagggatttcaacatctacggtccatattatcatcaaaaggttcagagaatctggagaaatcactccacgtaagcggcatggccggacaccaatattgaatgaccgtgaccttcgatccctcagacggcactgtatcaaaaaccgacatcaatctctaaaggatatcaccacatgggctcaggaacacttcaaaaaaccactgtcactaaatacagttcgtcgctacatctgtaagtgcaagttaaatctctactatgcaaagcgaaagccatttatcaacaacatccagaaacgccgctggcttctctgggcccgagatcatttaagatggactcatgcaaagtggaaaagtgttctgtggtctgacaagtccacatttcaaattgtttttggaaatattcgacattgtgtcatccggaccaaaggggaagcgaaccatccagactgttatcgacgcaaagttaaaaagccagcatctgtgacggtatgggggtgcattagtgcctaaggcatgggtaacttacacatctgtgaaggcaccattaatgctgaaaggtacatacaggttttggaacaacatatgctgccatctaagcgccgtctttttcatggacgcccctgcttatttcagcaagacaatgccaagccacattcaacacgtgttacaacagcgtggcttcgtaaaaaaagagtgtggctactttcctggcccgcctgcagtccagacctgtctcccatctaaaatgtgtggcgcattatgaagcgtaaaatacgacagcggacacCCCGGACTGTTGACCGACTGAAGCTCtatataaaacaagaatgggaaagaattccactttcaaagcttcaacaattagtttcctcagttcccaatcgtttattgagtgttgttaaaagaaaaggtgatgtaacacagtggcagaggtgtggactcgagtcacatgacttggactcgagtcagactcgagtcatgaatttgatgactttagactcgacttgacaaaatgtaaaaagacttgcaactcgacttagactttaacatcaatgacttgtgacttcacttggacttgagccttttgaattgacatgacttgacatgacttgctactttccccaaaacccaaagatgaaaaagttattcgggagcgctccgtatttttcattgtgtacttgtctatcagcgtt encodes:
- the gphb5 gene encoding glycoprotein hormone beta-5, with the translated sequence MVVLLRCGKGHEEAKAACSMHPALVLLVLLLLGQGLAGSTTAVTTSMAALHSFRGCAVREFSFVAQKPGCRGLRVTTEACWGRCHTWERPVPEPPYIHRHHRVCTYALTRYVSARLPGCHPGVSPLYHYPVAIHCHCAACTTLDTECESF